The following coding sequences lie in one Mucilaginibacter sp. KACC 22773 genomic window:
- a CDS encoding aspartyl protease family protein produces the protein MTSIPLQIIDLHDDGYHPLIEVILFGKAFIMVLDTGASKTAFDQTMLAEASEATFISESDRLSTGLGTNTMQSFTALISGMQIGSVLVADFEVAVLDLSTINIAYGQLGHPQVLGVLGGDILMKYRAVIDYGKQVIKLKKPRVKRG, from the coding sequence ATGACATCCATTCCACTCCAGATCATCGACCTGCATGACGATGGTTACCATCCGTTAATTGAGGTGATCCTGTTTGGCAAAGCATTTATTATGGTTTTAGATACCGGCGCATCAAAAACCGCCTTTGACCAAACCATGCTGGCCGAAGCAAGTGAGGCAACTTTTATATCCGAGAGCGACAGGCTATCAACAGGTTTGGGTACCAATACTATGCAGTCGTTCACCGCTTTAATCAGCGGTATGCAAATCGGCAGTGTATTGGTTGCTGATTTTGAAGTTGCCGTATTGGATTTGTCCACTATCAATATAGCTTACGGCCAGCTGGGGCATCCGCAGGTGTTGGGCGTTTTAGGCGGCGATATATTGATGAAATACAGAGCGGTGATTGACTATGGTAAACAGGTTATTAAACTGAAAAAGCCCCGCGTTAAGCGAGGCTGA
- the gyrB gene encoding DNA topoisomerase (ATP-hydrolyzing) subunit B has translation MSEENQDKSNYSADNIQVLEGLEAVRKRPSMYIGDTGVKGLHHLVYEVVDNSIDEALAGHCDTIKVFILKDNSIRVEDNGRGIPTAMHTKEKKSALEVVMTVLHAGGKFDKDTYKVSGGLHGVGVSCVNALSIHLTALVYREGKVWTQEYSEGKPLFEVKTIGDTDKRGTTIIFKPDATIFTLTTEYKYDTLAGRLRELSFLNKGIRLSLTDERIPNEDGSFPTEEFYSEGGLREFVKFLDGTRTSIIPEPIYLDGVKNGIPVELAFQYNDTYSENVFSYVNNINTIEGGTHVAGFRRGLTRTLKAYADKSGLLKNMKMEITGDDFREGLTAVISVKVQEPQFEGQTKTKLGNNEVMGAVDMAVGEILGNFLEENPKEAKLIVNKVILAATARAAARKARELVQRKSVMTGSGLPGKLSDCANNDPSLCELYLVEGDSAGGTAKQGRDREYQAILPLRGKILNVEKAMEHKIYENEEIKNMFTGLGVSRGTPDDDKALNLTKLRYHKIIIMTDADVDGSHITTLILTFFFRYMKELVEAGYVYIASPPLYQVKKGKEFEYCWNDVQRDAAIQRLKGAGKEDSVHVQRYKGLGEMNDIQLWDTTMNPATRTLKRATIENAAECDHTFSMLMGDEVAPRREFIERNAKYAKIDT, from the coding sequence ATGAGCGAAGAAAATCAGGACAAATCCAATTATTCAGCAGATAATATACAGGTATTAGAAGGTTTAGAGGCGGTACGTAAGCGTCCGTCCATGTACATTGGTGATACAGGCGTTAAAGGTTTGCACCATTTGGTATATGAGGTTGTTGATAACTCTATCGACGAAGCCCTTGCCGGCCACTGCGACACAATTAAGGTTTTTATACTAAAAGATAACTCGATAAGGGTTGAAGATAATGGTCGCGGTATCCCAACCGCTATGCACACTAAAGAGAAAAAATCGGCTTTAGAGGTGGTAATGACCGTATTACACGCCGGTGGTAAATTTGATAAGGATACTTACAAGGTATCCGGCGGTTTGCATGGTGTGGGTGTAAGTTGCGTTAACGCGTTATCTATTCACCTTACCGCTTTAGTTTACCGCGAAGGTAAGGTGTGGACACAGGAATACTCTGAAGGCAAACCTTTGTTTGAGGTTAAAACTATTGGCGACACGGATAAAAGAGGTACTACCATTATATTTAAACCGGATGCTACCATTTTTACCCTTACAACCGAGTATAAATACGATACCCTTGCCGGCCGCCTGCGCGAACTTTCATTCTTAAATAAAGGCATCCGCCTTAGTTTAACCGATGAGCGCATCCCTAACGAGGATGGATCATTCCCTACCGAAGAGTTTTACTCTGAAGGTGGCTTACGCGAGTTTGTTAAGTTTTTAGATGGCACCCGTACTTCTATCATTCCGGAACCTATCTATTTGGATGGTGTAAAGAATGGTATCCCTGTTGAGCTTGCCTTTCAGTATAATGATACGTACTCCGAGAACGTATTCTCGTACGTAAATAACATCAATACTATTGAGGGCGGTACACACGTAGCAGGTTTTCGCCGCGGACTGACCCGTACGCTAAAGGCATATGCCGATAAATCGGGATTGCTGAAAAATATGAAGATGGAAATTACCGGCGATGACTTCCGCGAGGGATTAACCGCTGTAATTTCTGTTAAAGTACAAGAGCCGCAGTTTGAAGGCCAAACCAAAACCAAATTGGGTAACAACGAGGTGATGGGCGCCGTTGATATGGCAGTAGGCGAAATATTGGGCAACTTCCTCGAAGAAAACCCGAAAGAGGCTAAACTAATTGTAAATAAAGTAATACTTGCTGCTACAGCACGTGCCGCTGCCCGTAAAGCCCGCGAACTGGTACAGCGTAAGAGTGTAATGACCGGCTCTGGCCTGCCAGGTAAATTATCTGATTGTGCCAATAACGATCCATCGTTGTGCGAACTGTACCTGGTAGAGGGTGACTCGGCGGGTGGTACCGCCAAACAGGGCCGCGACCGCGAATACCAGGCTATTTTACCTTTACGTGGTAAAATCCTGAACGTGGAGAAAGCCATGGAGCACAAAATTTACGAAAACGAAGAGATAAAGAACATGTTTACCGGCCTGGGCGTAAGCCGCGGTACGCCTGATGATGATAAGGCGCTTAACTTAACCAAACTACGTTACCACAAAATCATCATCATGACGGATGCCGACGTGGATGGATCGCACATTACCACACTGATACTTACGTTCTTCTTCCGTTATATGAAGGAATTGGTTGAAGCGGGTTATGTTTACATTGCATCGCCGCCATTATACCAGGTTAAAAAAGGTAAAGAGTTTGAATACTGCTGGAATGATGTACAGCGCGACGCCGCTATACAACGCCTAAAAGGTGCCGGTAAAGAAGATAGCGTACACGTACAACGTTACAAAGGTTTGGGCGAGATGAACGATATCCAGCTTTGGGATACCACCATGAACCCGGCCACCCGTACCCTAAAACGCGCCACCATCGAAAACGCCGCCGAGTGTGATCATACCTTTAGCATGCTCATGGGCGATGAAGTAGCACCGCGCCGCGAGTTTATTGAGCGCAATGCTAAATACGCCAAGATAGATACATAG